A section of the Streptomyces sp. CG1 genome encodes:
- a CDS encoding MerR family transcriptional regulator, whose product MTEDGTGLLTIGALARATGLTVRTIRYWSDEGVLTPVARSSGGYRLYDSAAVARLELIRTLRELGLGLDDVRKVLAGERTVAEVATTHVAALDAQIRALKVTRAVLSTVARRGSSAEETALMNKLARLSAAERQRIVDDFVEEIFHGLDTADPWIRERTHSIGVQLPDDPTPAQVDAWVELAELLQNPDFRAAMRRMIEFNAADRTPDTPAGASAMFFKRLVELAGTARERGVTPQSPEADAVLTELLGADTDRAAVLRRIDLGNEVVRYRELASVIKGEPEPPRFQEEFAWVVAALKAWPGR is encoded by the coding sequence ATGACCGAAGACGGCACCGGACTTCTCACCATCGGCGCGCTGGCCCGGGCCACCGGACTGACCGTGCGCACCATCCGCTACTGGTCCGACGAGGGCGTCCTCACCCCGGTCGCCCGCTCGTCCGGCGGCTACCGGCTGTACGACAGCGCCGCCGTCGCCCGCCTGGAGCTGATCCGCACCCTGCGCGAGCTGGGGCTCGGCCTGGACGACGTGCGGAAGGTGCTGGCCGGGGAGCGGACCGTCGCCGAGGTCGCGACCACCCATGTCGCGGCCCTGGACGCGCAGATCAGGGCGCTGAAGGTGACCCGCGCGGTGCTGTCGACGGTCGCCCGACGTGGTTCCAGCGCAGAGGAGACGGCACTCATGAACAAACTCGCACGGCTGTCCGCCGCGGAGCGGCAGCGGATCGTGGACGACTTCGTGGAGGAAATCTTCCACGGGCTGGACACGGCCGACCCCTGGATCCGGGAGCGCACCCACAGCATCGGGGTGCAGTTGCCGGACGACCCGACGCCGGCGCAGGTCGACGCCTGGGTGGAGCTGGCGGAACTGCTGCAGAACCCGGACTTCCGGGCCGCGATGCGCCGGATGATCGAGTTCAACGCCGCCGACCGCACCCCGGACACCCCGGCCGGCGCCTCGGCGATGTTCTTCAAGCGGCTGGTGGAGCTGGCCGGCACCGCCCGGGAACGCGGAGTGACCCCGCAGTCACCCGAGGCCGACGCCGTGCTGACCGAACTGCTCGGCGCGGACACCGACCGAGCTGCCGTGCTCCGCCGGATCGACCTCGGCAACGAGGTCGTCCGCTACCGGGAGTTGGCGTCCGTGATCAAGGGCGAGCCGGAGCCGCCGAGGTTCCAGGAGGAGTTCGCCTGGGTGGTCGCCGCACTGAAGGCCTGGCCGGGCCGTTAA
- a CDS encoding EF-hand domain-containing protein — protein sequence MADIEEARRQFDRIDANGDGFVTAAEFKSALAQAGDWNVTEAVAESIIRSRDLNGDKVLSFDEFWAYLNK from the coding sequence GTGGCGGACATCGAGGAAGCACGCAGGCAGTTCGACCGGATCGACGCGAACGGTGACGGGTTCGTCACCGCCGCGGAGTTCAAGTCCGCTCTGGCACAGGCAGGGGACTGGAACGTCACCGAGGCGGTGGCGGAGTCCATCATCAGGAGCCGCGACCTCAACGGCGACAAGGTCCTGTCGTTCGACGAGTTCTGGGCCTACCTGAACAAGTGA
- a CDS encoding GH25 family lysozyme yields MLRGIDVSAYQSSSYDTSGLSFAFIKATEGHSYVNSHAGAQAKTARDAGLVVGFYHFLWPGDLTAQAEYFVTQAPSRAGDILAVDWETTGDGTRASNSEKDAFLRKVKQLRPHHRVVLYTNRDFWLTVDTTSYAGDGLWIADYVTAGRPRIKAKWLFHQYTSEPHDKDVANFASEAALKNWADGA; encoded by the coding sequence ATGCTCCGCGGCATCGACGTCAGCGCGTACCAGTCGTCCTCCTACGACACGAGCGGCCTCTCCTTCGCCTTCATCAAGGCGACGGAGGGCCATTCGTACGTCAACTCCCATGCCGGCGCCCAGGCGAAGACCGCCCGGGACGCCGGTCTGGTCGTGGGCTTCTATCACTTCCTGTGGCCCGGCGACCTCACCGCCCAGGCGGAGTACTTCGTGACCCAGGCCCCGTCGAGGGCGGGCGACATCCTCGCCGTCGACTGGGAGACCACCGGCGACGGCACCCGCGCGAGCAACTCGGAGAAGGACGCCTTCCTCCGGAAAGTGAAGCAGCTACGGCCGCACCACCGGGTCGTGCTCTACACGAACAGGGACTTCTGGTTGACGGTCGACACGACGTCCTACGCGGGCGACGGCCTCTGGATCGCCGACTACGTCACGGCGGGCAGGCCCCGCATCAAGGCGAAGTGGCTCTTCCACCAGTACACCAGCGAGCCCCACGACAAGGACGTGGCCAACTTCGCGAGCGAGGCGGCGCTGAAGAACTGGGCCGACGGCGCATAG
- a CDS encoding phosphatidylinositol-specific phospholipase C domain-containing protein, protein MGAVRRAAALLGAAAVLMVGPGNAHAAAPRFSETTAIGTHNAYEKAKYPYFAQALDSGTSLLELDVYVDSLSHRWRVSHSNPLGNDNNCEAAKTPGELYSTDRNQDLGSCLDNMAAWNQLHPDHPPIVIKVEMKVGFNNNGGMGPGRFDTLVSQKLGGSVYKPADLLGGAYSTLDAAAKANAWPGRDSLKGKFIFEMIPGTVEMANPFDHYWTDQEYGDHLRDLYAAGSISQAVAFPAVLGAAGGDPRATRWTSDTSIRPWFVFFDGDAATYVNKGYDTSFYSRNHYISIMTDAYNVSPAISSTDPTDAEVAARLALLAKDHASIITSDWSAKSASVLSSTTARS, encoded by the coding sequence ATGGGCGCGGTGAGACGGGCGGCGGCACTCCTGGGAGCGGCCGCCGTGCTGATGGTGGGGCCGGGCAACGCGCACGCGGCGGCGCCCAGGTTCTCCGAGACGACGGCGATCGGCACGCACAACGCGTACGAGAAGGCCAAGTACCCGTACTTCGCACAGGCGCTGGACTCCGGCACCTCACTGCTGGAGCTGGACGTGTACGTGGACAGCCTCAGTCACCGCTGGCGGGTCAGCCACAGCAATCCGCTCGGCAACGACAACAACTGCGAGGCCGCGAAGACCCCGGGCGAGCTGTACAGCACGGACCGCAACCAGGACCTCGGCAGCTGCCTGGACAACATGGCAGCCTGGAACCAGCTGCACCCCGACCACCCGCCGATCGTCATCAAGGTCGAGATGAAGGTCGGCTTCAACAACAACGGGGGCATGGGACCGGGCCGGTTCGACACGCTCGTGTCCCAGAAGCTCGGCGGCAGCGTCTACAAGCCGGCCGATCTGCTGGGCGGCGCCTACAGCACGCTCGACGCGGCGGCGAAGGCGAACGCCTGGCCGGGCCGCGACTCCCTCAAGGGCAAGTTCATCTTCGAGATGATCCCCGGCACGGTCGAGATGGCCAATCCGTTCGACCACTACTGGACGGACCAGGAGTACGGCGACCATCTGCGCGACCTGTACGCGGCCGGGAGCATCTCCCAGGCCGTGGCCTTCCCCGCGGTGCTGGGCGCGGCGGGCGGCGACCCGCGGGCGACCCGCTGGACCTCCGACACCTCGATCCGGCCCTGGTTCGTGTTCTTCGACGGTGACGCGGCCACCTATGTGAACAAGGGCTACGACACCTCGTTCTACTCCAGGAACCACTACATCTCGATCATGACCGACGCCTACAACGTGTCCCCGGCGATCTCCTCCACCGACCCGACGGACGCCGAGGTCGCCGCGCGGCTGGCGCTGCTGGCCAAGGACCACGCGAGCATCATCACCTCCGACTGGTCGGCGAAGTCCGCGTCGGTACTCAGTTCGACGACGGCCCGGAGCTGA
- a CDS encoding VOC family protein: protein MATEGIEAVFLETHNWGKAAKFFQALGYDLEFATDHNSGQFRNGDGPYVFIAEIPEDREPQTQIVLKVPDADAFRADPAVEVVAPFEDTHFGTRLMTVRDPDGRLWSLQAPQKEQP, encoded by the coding sequence ATGGCGACCGAAGGCATCGAGGCCGTGTTCCTGGAGACGCACAACTGGGGCAAGGCGGCGAAGTTCTTCCAGGCGCTGGGCTACGACCTGGAGTTCGCGACCGACCACAACTCCGGCCAGTTCCGCAACGGCGACGGACCGTATGTGTTCATCGCCGAGATCCCCGAGGACCGCGAGCCGCAGACGCAGATCGTGCTGAAGGTGCCGGACGCGGACGCGTTCCGCGCCGATCCCGCCGTCGAGGTGGTCGCGCCGTTCGAGGACACCCACTTCGGCACCCGGCTGATGACCGTCCGCGACCCCGACGGACGCCTGTGGAGCCTCCAGGCTCCGCAGAAGGAACAGCCGTGA
- a CDS encoding class I SAM-dependent methyltransferase, which translates to MTADGAPADAGSAAPDNTAVRCALWRAMHVRADPPPHVLEDEIGLRIADPGPDWRARPDMDPQATRGFRASVVARARFIEDLVTEQAGRGVGQYVLLGAGLDTFAQRAPQTASRLHVFEVDQPGPQEWKRRRLIELGYGVPDRLHLVPVDFEASGGIWRDQLTAAGFDPGRPAVVASSGVTMYLSKEATAATLRQIARLAPGSTLAMTFLLPEDLVAESDRPGLDASKAGARAAGTPFLSFYTPEEMLSLAHESGFTAAHHVPGTSLTDRYFADRTDGLRPSSGEDLLVART; encoded by the coding sequence GTGACGGCCGACGGCGCACCGGCGGACGCAGGGTCCGCGGCGCCGGACAACACCGCCGTGCGATGCGCCCTGTGGCGCGCGATGCATGTCCGGGCCGACCCGCCCCCGCATGTGCTGGAGGACGAGATCGGCCTGCGCATCGCGGATCCCGGCCCCGACTGGCGTGCGCGGCCCGACATGGACCCGCAGGCCACCCGCGGGTTCCGGGCGTCGGTCGTGGCCCGCGCCCGGTTCATCGAGGACCTGGTCACCGAGCAGGCCGGCCGGGGCGTCGGCCAGTACGTCCTGCTGGGCGCCGGTCTCGACACCTTCGCCCAGCGCGCCCCGCAGACCGCGTCCCGCCTGCACGTCTTCGAGGTCGACCAGCCCGGCCCGCAGGAATGGAAGCGCCGGCGTCTCATCGAGCTCGGTTACGGCGTCCCCGACCGGCTGCACCTGGTGCCGGTCGACTTCGAGGCGAGCGGCGGCATCTGGCGGGATCAGCTCACCGCGGCCGGATTCGACCCCGGCCGGCCGGCGGTCGTCGCCTCCAGCGGCGTCACGATGTACCTCAGCAAGGAGGCCACGGCCGCGACCCTGCGCCAGATCGCCCGGCTGGCCCCCGGCTCGACCCTCGCCATGACCTTCCTGCTGCCGGAAGACCTGGTGGCCGAGTCCGACCGCCCCGGTCTCGACGCGAGCAAGGCGGGCGCCCGAGCCGCCGGCACACCGTTCCTCAGCTTCTACACCCCGGAGGAGATGCTCAGCCTCGCCCACGAGTCCGGCTTCACAGCCGCCCACCACGTCCCGGGTACCTCACTCACCGACCGCTATTTCGCCGACCGTACGGATGGTCTGCGGCCGTCGAGCGGGGAGGACCTGCTGGTGGCCCGGACCTGA
- a CDS encoding acyl-CoA dehydrogenase family protein — translation MTLRTIEPVETVNPLEAEARSVRQGLPELLTRRSAALAARGAESADRERRLDAGTVSAITRAGFPAYFVPRLWGGREGTFRQLIDTTAKLGEYCTSAAWCAGLWAAHSRFAAFLPEQGQFDLWQSSPDVRIAAGLTPHAARAVRSASGWWSLSGEWECVSGVGSAHWVLLAARLPHEPGQEGAARVFAVPRARVEVIDSWHSTGLRGTGSNTVVLGPTSVPDHRSFALGDILAGRSDVSRPRCHSVPAQLVGGLIFCAPALGAARAALRAWTRWAAPKAAAGASVSGTLHHTLARSSAEIDAARLLMAEAARRADQEPVTPLGIARNHRDASVAIDLLVTAVERLFRTGGAHARDGAGTVQRCWRDVHTVAAHAVLQFDNAATLYGGVALAPHHAAPASSPASDSSPGTAGSLGVRAR, via the coding sequence GTGACACTCCGGACCATCGAGCCAGTCGAGACGGTGAATCCGCTCGAAGCCGAAGCCCGGTCCGTCCGACAGGGCCTGCCGGAGCTGCTGACACGGCGATCGGCCGCCCTGGCGGCCCGTGGCGCCGAATCCGCCGACCGGGAGCGGCGGCTGGACGCCGGCACGGTGAGTGCCATCACCAGGGCCGGCTTCCCCGCGTACTTCGTGCCCCGCCTCTGGGGCGGCCGGGAAGGCACCTTCCGTCAACTGATCGACACCACAGCGAAGTTGGGTGAGTACTGCACTTCTGCCGCCTGGTGCGCCGGACTGTGGGCGGCACACAGCAGGTTCGCCGCATTCCTTCCGGAGCAAGGCCAGTTCGACCTCTGGCAGTCCTCACCCGACGTACGGATCGCCGCTGGGCTCACACCTCACGCTGCCCGGGCGGTGCGCAGCGCAAGCGGCTGGTGGTCGCTGAGCGGCGAGTGGGAGTGCGTCAGCGGAGTGGGCAGTGCGCACTGGGTGCTGCTCGCCGCACGGCTGCCGCACGAGCCGGGGCAGGAAGGCGCGGCAAGGGTCTTCGCCGTACCGCGTGCCCGCGTCGAGGTGATCGACTCCTGGCACAGTACCGGCCTGCGCGGCACGGGAAGCAACACCGTTGTGCTGGGGCCGACCTCTGTCCCCGACCACCGCTCCTTCGCCCTCGGCGACATCCTCGCCGGCCGGTCCGATGTCAGCCGACCGCGCTGCCACAGCGTGCCCGCCCAGCTGGTCGGAGGTCTGATCTTCTGCGCCCCCGCCCTCGGCGCGGCCCGCGCGGCCTTGCGCGCCTGGACCCGGTGGGCCGCCCCGAAGGCCGCGGCCGGCGCCTCGGTCAGCGGCACGCTCCACCACACGCTCGCCCGGTCGTCCGCGGAGATCGACGCCGCGCGGCTGCTGATGGCCGAGGCGGCCCGGCGGGCCGACCAGGAACCCGTGACCCCGCTCGGCATCGCCCGCAACCACCGCGATGCCTCGGTCGCCATAGACCTCCTGGTCACCGCCGTGGAGCGGCTCTTCCGCACCGGCGGCGCACACGCCCGTGACGGGGCCGGCACCGTGCAGCGCTGCTGGCGCGACGTGCACACGGTCGCCGCGCACGCGGTCCTCCAGTTCGACAACGCGGCCACGCTGTACGGCGGAGTCGCGCTGGCTCCGCACCACGCCGCTCCCGCATCCTCACCGGCGAGTGACTCGTCTCCTGGTACGGCAGGAAGCCTCGGCGTTCGGGCACGGTGA